A region from the Candidatus Electrothrix scaldis genome encodes:
- a CDS encoding ATP-binding protein translates to MRLTFCFIVCENFFPEVKASVRQQGLKNVVVRSYPSHCCTAPLRWSELAELVDGVSADVIVISGSYCLRGLEVPPEETRICQIRQHGQCHHLLAGPTLVDALQQDGTYLLSPGWLKRWRSHVKVWGFDQATALEFFGQSLRRLLLLDTGIDPETQRHLAEFGEFLELPTETLTIGLEFLDLLLTGIIADHQQQELFRRKNEIERQAAETAMTLDLIRMVTRAKAKPEVVAGIIELFTMLFDPQKIHFIPVGNGEVQYDQITTLTAEEQQQIEQFHVGGERHQLLNEEEGSFFLRIGRKEKVSALLLISRVAYPQYVHQYINTALALSEVCALAIEHVQTLRELVRTSHLAGKAEVATEVLHNVGNTLNSISVSSEHIRELVQQSSSSTLPTVVQLIEEHKEELANFCAHDPRGQRLPTYFAKLSEKMAEERELLVAESTRQLHHIRRITEIIRAQQDTAKLTHFTEQINLNALLEESLELFQGDLQGQEIVVERQFDFQESMSGEPHKILQVINNLIRNAVDAFAGTSVERKIIILNTYPSSNREKVIVEVRDNGKGMAEKVLQQAFTFGFTTKRRGHGFGLHNAANLTAEMGGSLSGESAGLEQGATFRMVLPVTATRRTE, encoded by the coding sequence TTGCGACTGACTTTTTGCTTTATCGTCTGCGAGAATTTTTTTCCTGAAGTTAAGGCATCTGTCCGTCAGCAGGGCCTGAAAAATGTGGTCGTTCGTTCATATCCTTCCCATTGCTGCACGGCTCCGCTCCGCTGGTCGGAATTGGCAGAGCTTGTGGATGGGGTGAGCGCTGACGTTATAGTAATCTCTGGAAGTTACTGTCTACGTGGTCTTGAAGTCCCCCCTGAGGAGACCCGCATATGCCAGATCAGGCAACATGGGCAATGCCACCATCTGCTGGCAGGACCGACTTTAGTCGATGCCTTGCAGCAGGACGGAACCTACCTCCTGAGCCCAGGTTGGCTCAAACGTTGGCGAAGTCATGTCAAGGTGTGGGGCTTTGATCAAGCTACGGCCTTGGAGTTTTTCGGGCAATCGTTGCGGCGCTTACTGCTGCTGGATACCGGGATAGATCCCGAGACGCAACGACATCTTGCTGAATTTGGTGAGTTTCTTGAGTTGCCGACCGAAACCTTGACCATCGGACTGGAATTTCTTGACCTCCTCCTGACAGGCATTATTGCTGATCACCAACAACAGGAGCTTTTTCGGCGCAAGAATGAGATTGAACGCCAAGCTGCTGAAACGGCAATGACCTTGGATTTGATCCGGATGGTGACCAGGGCAAAAGCCAAACCAGAGGTTGTTGCCGGTATTATAGAGCTGTTCACCATGCTTTTTGACCCGCAGAAAATTCATTTTATTCCTGTTGGCAACGGTGAGGTACAGTATGATCAGATCACCACGCTCACAGCGGAAGAACAGCAGCAGATAGAACAGTTTCATGTGGGAGGAGAGAGACATCAGCTCCTCAATGAGGAAGAGGGAAGTTTTTTTCTGCGGATAGGCCGAAAAGAAAAGGTTTCGGCACTCCTCCTGATTTCGCGGGTTGCTTATCCTCAATATGTGCATCAGTATATCAACACGGCCCTTGCCCTTTCAGAAGTCTGTGCTTTGGCTATTGAGCATGTGCAGACCCTGCGCGAACTTGTCCGCACCTCCCATTTAGCGGGTAAGGCAGAGGTAGCCACCGAGGTGCTTCATAATGTGGGCAATACTCTGAACAGTATTTCAGTGTCTTCTGAACATATCCGGGAGCTTGTGCAGCAGAGTAGCAGCAGTACCCTCCCTACCGTTGTCCAGTTGATAGAGGAGCACAAGGAAGAGCTTGCCAATTTTTGCGCGCATGATCCCAGGGGACAACGGCTTCCTACCTATTTTGCTAAGCTTTCTGAGAAGATGGCGGAAGAGCGAGAGCTCCTCGTGGCAGAAAGTACTCGGCAACTGCACCATATTCGCCGTATTACAGAGATTATTCGTGCCCAGCAGGATACCGCAAAGCTGACGCATTTCACGGAGCAGATTAACCTGAATGCGCTACTTGAAGAGAGTCTGGAGCTTTTTCAGGGGGATTTGCAGGGGCAAGAGATCGTAGTGGAGCGTCAGTTTGATTTCCAGGAGAGCATGAGTGGTGAGCCGCATAAGATCCTCCAGGTTATCAATAACCTGATTCGTAATGCTGTGGATGCCTTTGCAGGGACATCGGTTGAGCGAAAGATCATTATATTAAACACATATCCCAGCTCCAATCGGGAAAAAGTGATTGTTGAGGTCCGTGATAACGGAAAAGGAATGGCAGAAAAAGTTTTGCAACAGGCTTTTACCTTTGGTTTCACGACCAAGAGAAGAGGGCATGGGTTTGGACTCCATAACGCCGCTAACCTGACAGCGGAAATGGGAGGAAGCCTGAGTGGAGAGAGTGCAGGGTTAGAGCAAGGAGCAACGTTCAGGATGGTGCTTCCTGTAACAGCAACCAGGAGAACAGAGTGA
- a CDS encoding ATP-binding protein produces the protein MVQGVRRVLVIDDNPEIHNDIKKILQPKTAPDDFDELLSDLTGQATSKPQQNMIQVDSAFQGDEGIKMVRQARLDDQPYALAFVDMRIPPGLDGLQTIKKLQMEDDRLQFIIITAYSDYSWQEISSTLISKDNLLVIKKPFEAIEIRQSASALLEKWHIAIEREHILAALAMQRDMLEDKVRERTAELDQKNVLLQREIEERKKAEEQIRQHRDMLEEEVARRSARIVEQNNFLHTVINSLPHPFMVVNIADYTVAIANTATRKEGGEVPEEEKCYQYLHGFDQPCHESGLPCPLQGIEMNSEPALLEHRISDQEGKERILEVHTHPVATSQGEGEGEEMQTIEYCIDITRRKKLEAASLKNSKMELVATLAGGIAHDFNNLLMAIIGNIELAAMNMPSEHSSSSFLDYAVDASVQAKDLTHKFLLFSNFDPPARQAVPLGDLITTSCQAVFSGSNITPTFHFSSDLWLGYIDPGQLDLALRELFLNAREAMGDEGVITLSAENITRVGAGQAHPERSKGRYIKITLQDQGVGIEPKELANVFDPYFSSKVRGYGKGMGLGLTIASSIIHQHQGYIDIESTLGVGTTVHVELPAATE, from the coding sequence ATGGTACAAGGGGTTCGGCGGGTTTTAGTGATCGACGACAACCCGGAGATTCATAACGATATTAAAAAAATTTTGCAGCCGAAAACAGCGCCTGATGATTTTGATGAGCTGCTTTCGGATCTAACCGGTCAAGCCACTTCAAAGCCGCAGCAAAACATGATTCAGGTGGATTCCGCCTTTCAGGGGGATGAAGGAATCAAGATGGTCCGCCAGGCCAGGCTGGATGATCAGCCCTATGCCTTGGCCTTTGTTGATATGCGGATACCTCCTGGTCTCGATGGATTACAGACGATTAAAAAGCTTCAGATGGAGGATGATCGTCTGCAATTTATTATTATAACAGCATACTCAGATTATTCCTGGCAGGAGATCAGCAGTACCTTAATTTCTAAAGATAACCTGCTGGTTATAAAAAAACCATTTGAAGCCATAGAGATACGTCAGAGCGCTAGTGCCCTTCTGGAAAAATGGCATATTGCCATAGAACGTGAGCATATTCTTGCTGCTTTAGCCATGCAACGGGATATGCTGGAAGATAAGGTGCGCGAGCGGACCGCTGAGCTGGATCAGAAAAATGTTCTTTTACAGCGCGAGATTGAAGAACGAAAAAAAGCTGAAGAGCAGATACGCCAGCATCGGGACATGCTGGAGGAGGAAGTTGCACGGCGGAGTGCCCGTATCGTGGAACAGAATAATTTCCTCCATACCGTGATAAATTCCCTCCCTCATCCCTTTATGGTGGTGAATATCGCTGATTATACGGTGGCCATTGCCAATACAGCGACCCGGAAGGAAGGGGGCGAGGTCCCTGAGGAAGAAAAATGTTACCAGTATCTCCACGGCTTTGATCAGCCTTGTCACGAGAGTGGTCTGCCCTGTCCTTTGCAGGGTATCGAAATGAATAGCGAGCCTGCCTTGCTTGAGCATCGCATCTCTGATCAAGAGGGGAAAGAACGGATTCTTGAGGTGCATACTCATCCTGTGGCGACCAGCCAAGGGGAAGGGGAAGGGGAGGAAATGCAGACTATTGAATACTGTATTGATATTACTCGCCGGAAAAAGCTTGAAGCTGCTTCACTGAAAAACTCCAAGATGGAACTGGTCGCAACACTGGCCGGGGGAATAGCCCACGATTTTAATAATCTCTTAATGGCTATTATCGGTAATATCGAGCTTGCTGCCATGAATATGCCCAGTGAACATAGCTCCTCATCATTTCTGGATTATGCCGTTGATGCCTCTGTCCAGGCAAAAGATTTAACGCATAAATTTTTGCTCTTTTCAAATTTTGATCCGCCAGCGCGGCAGGCAGTTCCTCTGGGCGATTTAATTACCACCAGTTGTCAGGCTGTGTTTTCCGGCTCCAATATTACTCCGACCTTTCATTTTTCCTCGGATTTATGGTTGGGCTATATTGATCCCGGTCAGCTGGATCTGGCCCTGCGGGAACTCTTTCTTAATGCACGGGAAGCAATGGGAGACGAGGGAGTGATCACCCTCAGTGCAGAGAATATAACCCGGGTTGGGGCTGGGCAGGCCCATCCTGAGCGGAGCAAGGGGAGGTACATCAAGATAACCCTGCAGGATCAGGGCGTGGGGATTGAGCCCAAGGAGCTTGCCAATGTCTTTGATCCGTATTTTTCCAGCAAGGTGCGAGGATACGGGAAAGGGATGGGGCTGGGCCTGACTATTGCCTCTTCCATTATTCATCAGCACCAGGGCTATATTGATATCGAGTCAACCCTCGGTGTGGGCACCACGGTGCATGTTGAGTTGCCTGCTGCAACGGAATAG